The Toxorhynchites rutilus septentrionalis strain SRP chromosome 3, ASM2978413v1, whole genome shotgun sequence genome includes a region encoding these proteins:
- the LOC129779138 gene encoding uncharacterized protein LOC129779138, producing the protein MLDKQVCLRWGNHKCALATTLPVLLEKQALVDCTLAAGGRFLSVHKFVLSACSTYFEALVSQNYDKHPVFLLKDVTFDDLHAIVDYMYRGEVNLAQKNLSSFLRTAGFLEIKGLSGCKDLLEREKASDDSTNAVEKAARSAVENNIPAQSVASVSITPLDQMRKRAQSLFVDRVAPTNTDIQQTSVLTQSVATTNIASTESSSCNLLQDIILQIEGRQIYDESTELAKRRRCEIQRMLMHPQSQRNLPRTRAKTCDKPQNQQQEQDCAYNLRGENGLPKNVVATASNDKHPEDETVAPFVSSTSLAQKRKRAKSLFVDRVPPIDTDIQQPKIIKQFGPGAKVLLPSTIIVQPLLAVEEQVSKIGGMVDSTTKVVKSQQSGPQGNTLLPASQRDPRRTQTNTHDKGQNLQKKGPVETSKRQTPQPTKSVERSVPTNMVSIDSEPVLDTSSAGITNQPEVLDTQELARQADTILKPNTATEGGKTMRDMVTAGDKILFVVKKPVATTNIASTEKLSSSRNPLRNVTSTIDGKQTEQIELVEGQQCEIQRMLMQPQSKRGLPRTRTKTCDKQQQEQDYNLRSRNPSPKDCVTTASKVAHSEAESNPSATSAPLDSSIPLAQRRKRAQSLFFDSVSPNNTEILQPKVIKPSGTSGKVSTPTITMKPLLSLQAQVPKIGAIVSQSQQCGVQRDTLLSTSQRDPRRSQTKTREEGQNLQENDPLVTSKSQTPQPTRSIERSAAINITSVDSEPVPSSSIAGTAIQARILGTQEGTGEIGRTQEPNMVTVGGKIRFVCPECGVQFPKKPAIQNHMKRCQNGAAAALQMTIE; encoded by the coding sequence ATGCTCGACAAACAGGTGTGCCTTCGCTGGGGCAATCACAAGTGCGCTCTGGCCACAACATTGCCTGTGTTGTTGGAAAAGCAGGCGCTGGTAGATTGCACGCTGGCAGCCGGAGGCCGATTTCTTTCCGTCCACAAATTCGTTCTCTCAGCCTGCAGCACGTATTTCGAGGCGCTTGTCTCACAGAACTACGATAAACATCCCGTCTTTCTTCTGAAAGATGTAACGTTTGATGATCTTCACGCCATAGTGGATTATATGTACCGCGGAGAGGTGAATCTTGCGCAGAAAAATTTGTCTTCTTTTCTCCGGACGGCCGGATTTCTGGAAATTAAGGGCTTGTCGGGATGTAAAGATTTATTGGAGCGTGAAAAAGCATCAGATGATTCGACTAACGCTGTAGAGAAAGCCGCTCGTTCGGCAGTCGAAAATAATATACCTGCTCAATCGGTTGCATCGGTATCAATCACTCCACTAGATCAGATGCGGAAGAGAGCTCAAAGCCTGTTCGTCGACAGAGTAGCTCCAACTAACACCGACATTCAGCAAACAAGCGTTTTGACACAGTCGGTGGCAACCACAAATATCGCTTCAACTGAGTCATCTTCTTGTAATCTTCTTCAAGATATAATACTTCAAATTGAGGGTAGGCAAATATACGATGAGTCAACAGAACTGGCCAAAAGACGACGATGCGAGATCCAGCGGATGTTGATGCACCCACAATCTCAacgaaatttacctcgaactcGAGCAAAAACATGTGACAAACCACAAAATCAACAACAGGAACAAGATTGTGCTTATAATCTACGGGGTGAAAACGGGCTGCCGAAAAATGTGGTGGCCACAGCGAGCAATGACAAGCATCCGGAAGACGAAACAGTCGCCCCATTTGTGTCGAGCACCTCATTGGCTCAAAAACGGAAGAGAGCTAAAAGCCTTTTTGTCGATAGAGTTCCTCCAATTGATACcgatatccaacaaccaaaaattataaaacaatttgGGCCAGGAGCGAAAGTATTACTTCCTTCTACTATCATCGTGCAACCATTGTTAGCTGTCGAAGAACAAGTGTCTAAAATTGGTGGCATGGTTGATAGTACAACAAAAGTGGTCAAAAGTCAGCAAAGTGGGCCCCAAGGGAATACGTTGCTACCAGcatctcagcgagatccacgaAGAACACAGACGAACACACACGATAAAGGACAAAACCTGCAGAAAAAAGGCCCCGTGGAAACTTCTAAGCGTCAAACACCTCAACCAACGAAGTCAGTTGAACGATCGGTTCCTACAAATATGGTAAGCATTGATTCGGAACCTGTACTTGATACTAGTTCTGCAGGAATAACCAATCAACCTGAGGTGTTGGACACACAAGAATTAGCACGTCAAGCGGATACAATCCTAAAGCCAAATACGGCAACAGAAGGCGGTAAAACGATGCGAGATATGGTAACAGCAGGCgataaaatattgtttgttgTGAAAAAGCCTGTGGCAACTACGAATATCGCTTCGACTGAGAAACTATCGTCGTCTCGCAATCCTCTTCGAAATGTAACATCTACAATTGATGGTAAGCAGACAGAGCAGATAGAGCTGGTCGAAGGTCAGCAATGCGAGATCCAAAGAATGTTGATGCAGCCACAATCTAAACGAGGTTTACCAAGAACTCGGACAAAAACATGCGACAAGCAGCAACAGGAACAAGATTACAATCTACGAAGTAGAAACCCATCGCCGAAAGATTGCGTGACCACAGCTAGCAAAGTCGCCCATTCGGAAGCAGAAAGTAACCCATCTGCAACATCAGCTCCGCTAGATTCGAGCATACCACTTGCTCAAAGACGGAAGAGAGCTCAAAGTCTTTTCTTCGACAGTGTTTCCCCAAACAACACCGAGATTCTGCAACCAAAAGTTATAAAACCATCTGGGACAAGCGGGAAAGTATCGACTCCTACTATCACCATGAAGCCACTATTGTCTCTTCAAGCACAAGTGCCTAAAATTGGTGCTATAGTTAGTCAAAGTCAGCAATGCGGGGTTCAACGAGATACGCTGTTGTCAAcatctcagcgagatccacgaAGGTCACAAACGAAAACTCGTGAAGAAGGACAAAACCTGCAGGAAAATGATCCCTTGGTAACTTCAAAGAGTCAAACTCCTCAACCAACTAGGTCAATAGAACGATCCGCTGCTATAAATATAACAAGCGTTGATTCGGAACCTGTACCAAGTTCAAGTATTGCAGGAACAGCAATCCAAGCTAGGATATTAGGCACACAAGAAGGGACAGGCGAAATAGGTAGAACCCAAGAGCCAAACATGGTTACGGTAGGGGGTAAAATAAGGTTTGTTTGCCCAGAGTGTGGAGTGCAGTTCCCGAAGAAACCCGCGATTCAGAATCACATGAAAAGATGCCAAAATGGTGCGGCTGCCGCCCTGCAAATGACAATCGAATAA
- the LOC129779142 gene encoding transcription factor GAGA-like, with the protein MDGGSVCLRWDDHQCALAVTFPALLQKQALIDCTLAAEGQFLPAHKIVLSACSPYFEALVSRNYDKHPIFLLKDVKFDDLRAIVDYMYRGEANIAQNNLSSFLQTAEFLEIKGLSECKNFMESENALTKNLMPTVNKTTHLGVENKILVKSVPLVSSTPLAQKRRRTQSLFIDSGSPINTEFQQSQTIKQSESNREKKSVPANIALKLASNTVKPLSSRNVQAKVLPTIQDKINNTKKPKNMLSPTSQRHSPRIQKKKCDTQPRTQRLGENSAEKISTVQSLKPAKSLKRSASSNLFEIKIEPEPVLYNSTAGIINQSKVLEMARETDTILEPKVVARDDGQIRFVCPQCGSQFSTKSAARIHMRHGHKAQNAGAQCSRASNVNKPQTNVTSHLRTYQRKCDPEEINFRC; encoded by the coding sequence ATGGACGGCGGATCGGTTTGTCTTCGTTGGGACGATCACCAGTGTGCCCTGGCTGTTACGTTCCCGGCTTTATTGCAAAAACAGGCACTCATCGATTGTACATTGGCAGCCGAAGGACAATTCCTACCTGCTCACAAAATCGTCCTATCAGCGTGCAGTCCCTATTTTGAGGCTCTTGTGTCTCGAAACTACGATAAACATCCCATCTTCCTTCTCAAGGATGTTAAGTTCGATGATCTTCGCGCTATAGTTGATTACATGTACCGGGGAGAAGCGAACATCGCGCAGAATAACTTGTCCTCATTTCTTCAAACGGCTGAATTTCTGGAAATTAAAGGATTGTCTGAATGTAAGAATTTTATGGAGTCTGAAAACGCATTAACGAAGAATTTGATGCCCACAGTGAATAAAACCACGCATTTGGGTGTCGAGAACAAAATACTTGTAAAATCAGTCCCGTTAGTGTCGAGTACCCCGCTAGCTCAGAAACGAAGGAGAACGCAGAGCCTTTTTATTGACAGTGGTTCTCCAATTAACACCGAATTTCAGcaatcacaaactataaaacaaTCTGAGTCAAATCGGGAGAAAAAATCAGTTCCGGCCAATATCGCGTTAAAACTCGCGTCAAATACTGTAAAGCCGTTATCGTCTCGTAATGTCCAAGCAAAAGTGCTACCTACAAtccaggataaaattaataatacaaaaaaaccaaaaaatatgttGTCGCCAACATCTCAACGACATTCACCAAGAATACAGAAGAAAAAATGCGACACACAACCAAGAACTCAGCGGCTGGGGGAAAATTCTGCCGAAAAAATTTCAACCGTCCAATCGCTCAAACCAGCAAAGTCACTTAAACGGTCAGCTTCCTCGAATCTGTTCGAGATAAAGATTGAACCGGAACCTGTGCTTTATAACAGTACGGCAGGAATAATCAACCAATCCAAGGTGCTGGAAATGGCACGCGAAACGGATACAATCCTAGAGCCGAAAGTTGTGGCCAGAGATGACGGTCAGATAAGGTTCGTTTGTCCGCAATGTGGATCCCAGTTCTCGACAAAATCTGCAGCTCGGATTCATATGAGACACGGCCACAAAGCGCAAAACGCAGGAGCGCAGTGTTCACGTGCGTCCAACGTAAACAAACCTCAGACCAATGTTACCAGTCATCTCAGGACGTACCAGAGAAAATGCGATCCAGAGGAAATCAATTTTAGATGTTAA